A single window of Fibrobacter sp. DNA harbors:
- a CDS encoding ABC transporter permease — protein sequence MEVQANAKKLTLIGQKFHALGMFLLRRNAGQEVALFVRAIVSIFSKNRSFKADAKNIIMQTFFTGVEIFPILFVVATLFGTVVIIEVISLMGKVGFSDVVGGLMVVVIIRELGPILTAFLIAGRSGSSLTTYIGGMVINSEVDALATMGVDPIRYLVMPGLIGGSIATFIMTIIFSSSAICAGFLMTKIAIFITGNAINVQLTWSYLSSEILKAMTFTDFIFIVVKPLIFGCIITTNACYQAMNIPRDIRQVPKATGKSVIKSFFYIVCADVFLSLFYFIDYFNEISKII from the coding sequence ATGGAAGTACAGGCGAACGCTAAAAAGCTGACCTTAATCGGCCAGAAGTTCCATGCCCTGGGCATGTTCCTGCTCCGTAGAAACGCGGGGCAAGAAGTCGCGCTGTTTGTCCGCGCCATCGTCTCGATATTCTCCAAGAACAGAAGCTTCAAGGCGGACGCGAAGAATATAATCATGCAGACGTTCTTTACGGGCGTCGAAATTTTCCCCATCCTGTTCGTCGTCGCGACCCTCTTCGGTACGGTCGTCATCATCGAGGTCATCTCCCTCATGGGGAAGGTCGGCTTCTCCGACGTGGTCGGCGGGCTCATGGTGGTCGTGATCATCCGCGAACTCGGGCCCATTCTCACCGCATTCCTCATCGCGGGCCGCAGCGGCTCGTCGCTTACCACATACATCGGCGGGATGGTCATCAACTCCGAAGTCGACGCTCTCGCGACCATGGGCGTGGACCCCATACGCTACCTGGTGATGCCGGGCCTCATCGGCGGTTCCATCGCGACCTTCATCATGACCATCATCTTCAGTTCGAGCGCCATCTGCGCCGGATTCCTGATGACTAAGATCGCCATTTTCATCACGGGCAACGCCATCAACGTGCAGCTCACGTGGAGCTACCTCTCCTCGGAAATCCTCAAGGCGATGACGTTCACCGACTTCATCTTCATCGTGGTCAAGCCGCTCATATTCGGTTGCATCATCACCACGAACGCCTGCTACCAGGCGATGAACATTCCCCGCGACATCCGCCAGGTCCCGAAGGCCACAGGCAAGTCCGTCATCAAGTCCTTCTTCTACATCGTTTGTGCCGACGTGTTCCTTTCGCTGTTCTACTTCATCGATTACTTCAACGAAATTTCGAAGATCATCTAA
- a CDS encoding ABC transporter ATP-binding protein, which translates to MFNEALRIEDLHLSYRGLVGTSFSKPRSLGFFESGLQPGEQELISNANLVVQKGETLCIGGASGQGKSALLRVIAGLARPTAGRIFIFGEYIPPERLTALNIAQRQVGLVFQNGALISNLRVRDNIALPLRYHKMGTRAEIEEKVNMAMDLMRVRDYANQFPHTLSVGMQKRVAIARSWAMGPQLLLMDEPTAGLDNYNRRNLLPLIDNMRTLFKTTIIIVTHDLMVAKELGCKITFLSHKKLTEPQYFDDWLNGDTIITKELFRDLRNSG; encoded by the coding sequence ATGTTTAACGAAGCCCTCAGAATCGAAGATTTGCACCTTTCCTACAGAGGATTGGTCGGCACCTCGTTCTCGAAACCGAGATCGCTGGGATTCTTTGAATCGGGCCTTCAGCCAGGTGAACAGGAACTGATTTCGAACGCGAACCTTGTCGTGCAAAAAGGCGAAACCCTCTGCATCGGCGGAGCGTCAGGGCAAGGCAAGAGCGCCCTGCTGCGCGTCATCGCCGGGCTTGCAAGGCCTACCGCCGGAAGGATTTTCATCTTCGGCGAATACATCCCGCCCGAAAGGCTTACCGCCCTCAACATAGCCCAGCGTCAGGTGGGGCTTGTGTTCCAGAACGGGGCCCTGATTTCGAACCTGAGGGTACGCGACAACATCGCGCTCCCGCTGCGCTACCACAAGATGGGGACACGCGCCGAAATCGAGGAGAAGGTCAACATGGCCATGGACCTCATGCGCGTGAGGGATTACGCCAACCAGTTCCCGCATACGCTCAGCGTCGGCATGCAAAAGCGTGTCGCCATTGCCCGCAGCTGGGCGATGGGCCCGCAGCTCCTGCTGATGGACGAACCGACCGCGGGTCTCGACAACTACAACCGCCGAAACCTGCTGCCGCTTATCGACAACATGCGTACGCTGTTCAAGACGACCATCATCATCGTGACGCACGACCTCATGGTGGCAAAGGAACTCGGCTGCAAAATAACCTTCCTCTCGCACAAGAAGCTCACCGAACCGCAGTATTTCGACGACTGGCTGAACGGCGATACGATAATCACCAAGGAACTCTTCCGCGACCTGCGAAACAGCGGATAA
- a CDS encoding 1-acyl-sn-glycerol-3-phosphate acyltransferase has translation MRAILATLYYVIVFFCMTVIGIPYIIYMGYIRGKKERITNICSFFFTKLAFRIFRIKLHVDGKENVPPPGKGFVIIANHQSFLDINVMWPVVGNTAFMAKASLWMAPVFGWILNIIGCIPVYKNPRKNAGMGKLVADRLAKGYNITVFPEGHRSEDDRMFNFQNGIFRMAKEHHFDILPITLINTGEILPKRKWAIYGGEVKMVVHPLVKAEDYADKPMAELRDEMHDLIESALPYAQAAKNTKNLTDTEKSEEK, from the coding sequence ATGCGCGCTATTCTTGCAACACTCTATTACGTAATTGTCTTTTTCTGCATGACCGTTATCGGCATCCCCTATATCATTTACATGGGCTATATCAGGGGTAAAAAAGAACGCATTACCAACATCTGCAGTTTCTTTTTCACGAAACTCGCATTCAGAATTTTCCGCATCAAACTCCATGTCGACGGCAAGGAAAACGTCCCCCCTCCGGGCAAGGGATTCGTGATTATCGCGAACCACCAAAGTTTCCTCGACATCAACGTCATGTGGCCCGTTGTCGGCAACACGGCATTCATGGCCAAGGCGAGCCTCTGGATGGCGCCCGTCTTCGGTTGGATTCTCAACATCATCGGTTGCATTCCCGTTTACAAGAACCCGCGCAAGAACGCTGGCATGGGCAAGCTCGTCGCCGACCGCCTCGCCAAGGGTTACAACATCACGGTGTTCCCCGAAGGCCACCGCAGCGAAGACGACCGCATGTTCAATTTCCAGAACGGCATATTCCGCATGGCGAAGGAACACCATTTCGACATCCTCCCCATCACGCTGATAAACACCGGCGAGATTTTGCCCAAGCGCAAGTGGGCGATTTACGGCGGCGAAGTGAAGATGGTCGTACATCCGCTCGTGAAGGCGGAGGACTACGCCGACAAGCCGATGGCGGAATTGCGCGACGAGATGCACGACCTTATAGAGTCTGCGCTACCCTACGCGCAGGCGGCGAAGAACACGAAAAATTTAACAGACACGGAGAAATCCGAGGAGAAGTGA
- the pyrC gene encoding dihydroorotase gives MFLPLPDDFHAHLRQGELMPGYVRDLACQFGRAIIMPNTVPAMTSAQAISDYKKQILEAAKDVRPDFVPLMTFKLNPNYTEQDLKDMMAVGVIAGKYYPAGVTTNSADGISDFEAVFPVVAMMEKLGLVLCVHGEEPGEFCLDREPAFIKRVETLAEKFPKLKIVFEHLSSAKSVEAVKRLPQNVAATFTVHHLMMTLDDIVGDALRPHHFCKPLPKRPEDRAAIREAAFSGNPKFFLGTDSAPHQQGKKECPCGAAGVYSAPVAIPLLVQEFDNAGRLDKLADFIGGFGADFYGIPRPTKQIEVVREAWTVPTLVNGVVPLAAGQTLEWKIKS, from the coding sequence ATGTTTCTCCCTCTTCCCGACGATTTTCATGCTCACCTGCGCCAGGGCGAACTCATGCCCGGATATGTACGCGACCTTGCCTGCCAATTCGGACGCGCCATCATCATGCCGAATACCGTCCCCGCGATGACTTCGGCACAAGCGATAAGCGATTACAAAAAACAAATTCTAGAAGCGGCCAAGGATGTCCGCCCCGACTTTGTCCCGCTGATGACCTTCAAGCTGAACCCGAACTATACGGAGCAGGATTTGAAGGACATGATGGCGGTGGGCGTCATCGCCGGTAAGTACTACCCCGCGGGCGTCACCACGAACAGCGCCGACGGCATCAGCGACTTCGAAGCCGTTTTCCCGGTCGTCGCGATGATGGAAAAGCTCGGCCTCGTGCTTTGCGTGCACGGCGAAGAACCGGGCGAGTTCTGCCTGGACCGCGAACCCGCCTTTATCAAGCGCGTAGAGACGCTCGCCGAAAAATTCCCGAAATTGAAAATCGTTTTTGAACACCTGAGTTCCGCAAAGTCGGTCGAGGCCGTCAAGCGTTTGCCCCAGAACGTGGCGGCGACGTTCACGGTTCATCACCTGATGATGACTCTCGACGACATCGTCGGGGACGCCCTCAGGCCGCACCATTTCTGCAAGCCCCTGCCGAAGCGGCCTGAAGACCGTGCCGCCATCCGCGAGGCCGCCTTCAGCGGCAACCCGAAGTTTTTCCTCGGCACGGACTCCGCCCCGCACCAGCAGGGCAAAAAGGAATGTCCGTGCGGGGCGGCGGGCGTCTACAGCGCTCCCGTGGCTATCCCGCTCCTGGTACAGGAATTCGACAACGCGGGCCGTCTCGACAAGCTGGCTGATTTCATCGGCGGCTTCGGTGCGGATTTCTACGGAATCCCGCGACCCACGAAGCAGATAGAAGTCGTCCGCGAAGCGTGGACCGTACCCACGCTCGTGAACGGCGTGGTGCCCCTCGCCGCCGGCCAGACGCTCGAATGGAAGATTAAATCCTGA
- the yihA gene encoding ribosome biogenesis GTP-binding protein YihA/YsxC, translating into MMNPVKFGDFVITSAEFVKAAVNLKGLPEERLPQVAFLGRSNVGKSSLMNALMGQKKLVKVSATPGKTREINFFRVNKQFFLVDLPGVGFAKVSNSKRDEMADFIREYVEKCQDLRGLVYLVDIRHGGTPIDIETVESIRETGCPVLVIASKRDKVNQSELAKNLKLIQERLSLPTKPLCVSSIKKHGLEALWQEILSAVNGTNETDGSTGER; encoded by the coding sequence ATGATGAACCCGGTCAAGTTCGGCGACTTCGTTATCACTTCCGCGGAATTCGTGAAGGCGGCGGTGAACCTCAAGGGCCTTCCCGAAGAGCGCCTCCCCCAGGTCGCGTTCCTCGGACGCTCCAATGTGGGCAAATCTTCGCTCATGAACGCCCTCATGGGGCAAAAAAAACTGGTAAAAGTGAGCGCGACCCCCGGAAAAACACGCGAAATCAATTTTTTTAGAGTCAACAAGCAATTTTTTCTTGTAGATTTACCTGGTGTAGGCTTTGCCAAGGTAAGCAATTCCAAGCGCGACGAGATGGCCGACTTTATCCGCGAGTACGTGGAAAAGTGCCAGGACCTGCGCGGGCTTGTGTACCTGGTGGACATACGCCACGGAGGCACGCCCATCGACATCGAGACGGTGGAAAGCATCCGAGAAACGGGTTGCCCCGTGCTGGTTATCGCCAGCAAGCGGGACAAGGTGAACCAGTCTGAACTGGCGAAGAACCTGAAGCTGATTCAGGAACGCCTGTCGCTGCCCACCAAACCCCTGTGCGTTAGTTCCATCAAGAAGCACGGACTGGAAGCCCTTTGGCAAGAGATACTGAGTGCTGTGAACGGGACGAACGAAACAGATGGAAGTACAGGCGAACGCTAA
- the recR gene encoding recombination mediator RecR, translated as MSTEPESLEALIAEFASLPSIGQKTARRLAYHVLTRPKADVERFAGNLLNAIEKVHPCPKCHAFTDLDVCSVCTSRSGAKSLCVVEKSSDILPFERSGIYRGLYFVLGGVISPLDGIGPENLHLPQLVQRVKEEGIEELVLALGSSPEADSTALMIDRMLAGVNVKRTRLARGIPMGSDLEFIDEVTMLRAFEGRVNL; from the coding sequence ATGAGCACTGAACCCGAAAGCCTCGAGGCACTCATTGCCGAATTTGCAAGCCTGCCCAGCATAGGCCAGAAGACGGCGCGCCGTCTGGCGTACCACGTGCTGACCAGGCCCAAGGCCGACGTGGAACGGTTCGCCGGAAACCTCCTGAACGCCATCGAGAAGGTGCACCCCTGCCCCAAGTGCCACGCGTTTACCGACCTGGACGTCTGCAGCGTCTGCACGTCCCGCTCCGGCGCGAAATCGCTGTGCGTCGTCGAGAAGAGTTCCGACATCCTGCCTTTTGAACGCTCCGGAATTTACCGCGGGCTCTACTTCGTGCTGGGCGGCGTGATTTCGCCGCTTGATGGCATCGGTCCCGAAAACCTCCACCTGCCGCAACTCGTGCAGCGCGTCAAGGAAGAGGGCATCGAGGAACTGGTTCTCGCCCTCGGGTCCAGCCCCGAAGCCGACAGCACCGCCCTGATGATTGACAGAATGCTTGCCGGCGTGAACGTGAAGCGCACGCGCCTCGCCCGCGGCATCCCGATGGGAAGCGACCTCGAATTCATTGACGAGGTCACCATGCTGCGCGCCTTCGAAGGGAGGGTAAACCTATGA